The genome window GAACCTGGCGCTGGCCTCGGCCAGCGAACGCCTGCGCAACATCGAGGCCGATGCCGGCGTGCAATTGCTGGAGCGCCGCCATCGCGGCGTGATCGCCACCGAAGCCGGCGAGGCGCTGGCCCACCATGCCCGGCTGATCCTGCGCCAGCGGGAACTGATGCAGGGCGAACTGCTGGACTTCGCCTCCGGCGCCCGCGGCACCATCCGCATCCACGCCAACACCGCGGCCCTGACGGCCTTCCTGCCGCGCAAGCTGGCCCCGTGGATGGCCACCCGCCCGCACCTGAACGTGGACATCCGCGAGCGCACCAGCAAGGAGATCGTCAAGGCCGTCGCCAGCGGGCTGGTCGAGGCCGGCATCACCTCCGATCAGGTCGACGCCCAGGGGCTGTGCCTGCACCCCGTCGCCACCGACCATCTCGTCCTGATCGCCGCCACCGGCCATGCCCTGGCACAACGGCGCGTGGTCCCGTTCTCGGAAGTCCTGCGCGAACCCTTCGTGGGACTGGCCCCGGGCAGCGCCTTGCAGGATCACATCGACGAACATGCGCGGCGCGCCGGCCAGGCGCTGGCCCTGCGCATCAGGATGAACACCTTCGGCGGCCTGTGCGAAATGGTGTCGCATGGCGTGGGCGTGGCCATCGTCCCCGACAGCATCGCCCAGAGCCATCGCCGCCGCCATCCCTACCAGCGCATCGCTCTGGCGGACGGCTGGGCCCACCGCCGCCTGTGCCTGTGCCTGCGCGACTGGGCCGGCCTGTCGGCCCCGGTCCGGGACCTGCTGACGCATCTTGCCGGCAACGCCGGCGTGCCGCCGCTGCCGTAGGGTGCCGCTGGTGCTTCGAACAACCACTTGCGAAACTCCAATTTGGGACTAGCATGAACTCATGCGGGTCATTGCCGTCAGCACATTGCGCCAGTTCTGAAAAACCCATCCGGACGCGGAGCAACCCCTCAAGGCTTGGGTGGATGAAGCAAGCCAAGCCACGTGGACGCAACCGGGAATATGACGCGATCGATGCCGAGACCATAGAAATGGAGTAAGACATGGAGATTCGCCCCATCCGTAGCGAAGCGGACTACAAGGCGGCCCTGAAAGACATCTCACGCCTCATGGAAAGCGATCCTGAACCCGGAACGCCGGATGGCGATCGCCTGGACATCCTGGCTACGCTGGTGCAAGCCTACGAAGCCAGGCACTTTCCCATCGACCTCCCCGACCCTGTCGAAGCGATCAAATTCCGCATGGAGCAAGCCGGCCTGACCGCCAAAGACCTCGAGCCCATGATCGGCCGCCGCAACCGCGTCTACGAAATCCTGAATCGCAAGCGCGGCCTGACACTGCAAATGATCTGGAATCTGCACAAAGGGCTAGGCATCCCCGCCGAAAGCCTGGTCAAACCCCCGTCGAACTCCTGATCACCCGGTAGGACCACGGTGGCTTGTGAAGAAAATCGCAACACGATCCCATCGCTCGCTCCGGGTCCTGACATTTAGAGAAGCGCCTCGATTCCCTTGCGCCGGATAACGTTCAACAGTGCCAGCGCAGGGCCTTTCGCTTGCGTCGCACCGCGCTCGAGCTGCGAGACATAGCCCGGCGTCATATTGAGATACCGGGCAAGCGCGGCTTGACTGAGATGAGCCTTCTCGCGCACTTCCCGCACTTGAGCGGCCGTAATAGGCTCCGAGGTAGGCAGCGCATCCGCTCCCAGGTGGCGGGCAGTGATTTTCTGATGCGTCGCCCTGTCCATGATCCCCAACCGGTGCTGGGAGTCGACCATTTCCAGAAGTTCACTGGCCAAGCGGCCAGGCTTGCTCGTCGTCATGTTCAATCTCCTGCAAATCACCATCGGCCAACGCTTGCCCAACGATGTCCATGGAAGCCTCCGCCCAGATTCGCATCGATGGAACCGCGCTCCGCCCGCTCGATGGCGGCTTTCAGACTGACATCGGCGATCCGCTCACCCCGGGCAAACCGACATACGCCTTTGGTCTTGAAAATCCGCAAGTGGCATTCCCTAGCATAGAAAACTATAGCACAAGAACATATACTTTGAGCTTGACGTATCGAATGTTCACGCCAACTCCGGATTCTCACCGTCCCCTAAACCAAAGTCGCCTCCCCACAGGATGAAAACGTCCCACAAATAAAAAACGGCGCCCCGCAGGACGCCGTCAGCACTACACCCCTCCCCCCGGACCCAGGGCACAGCGGATCCGGCTCCGCCGGTCCGCCAGTGCCGCCTCCCGGGGGGGCGCGCGTGTAAGCGCGTAGGGGGGGACTTACCCTTCAGCAGCAATCGCCTTCATCGACAGACGCAGGCGGCCCTTGTCATCGGCCTCGATGACCTTGACGCGAACCTGCTGGCCGACCTTCAGCACATCGTTGATGTTGGCGATGCGATGGTTGGCGATTTCCGAGATGTG of Pigmentiphaga sp. H8 contains these proteins:
- a CDS encoding LysR family transcriptional regulator, coding for MRLDLADLRLFLAIVDAGSITQGAARANLALASASERLRNIEADAGVQLLERRHRGVIATEAGEALAHHARLILRQRELMQGELLDFASGARGTIRIHANTAALTAFLPRKLAPWMATRPHLNVDIRERTSKEIVKAVASGLVEAGITSDQVDAQGLCLHPVATDHLVLIAATGHALAQRRVVPFSEVLREPFVGLAPGSALQDHIDEHARRAGQALALRIRMNTFGGLCEMVSHGVGVAIVPDSIAQSHRRRHPYQRIALADGWAHRRLCLCLRDWAGLSAPVRDLLTHLAGNAGVPPLP
- a CDS encoding type II toxin-antitoxin system HigA family antitoxin, with amino-acid sequence MEIRPIRSEADYKAALKDISRLMESDPEPGTPDGDRLDILATLVQAYEARHFPIDLPDPVEAIKFRMEQAGLTAKDLEPMIGRRNRVYEILNRKRGLTLQMIWNLHKGLGIPAESLVKPPSNS
- a CDS encoding DNA-binding transcriptional regulator, translating into MTTSKPGRLASELLEMVDSQHRLGIMDRATHQKITARHLGADALPTSEPITAAQVREVREKAHLSQAALARYLNMTPGYVSQLERGATQAKGPALALLNVIRRKGIEALL
- a CDS encoding type II toxin-antitoxin system RelE/ParE family toxin, with amino-acid sequence MRIRSWREHSIRQAQSICSCAIVFYARECHLRIFKTKGVCRFARGERIADVSLKAAIERAERGSIDANLGGGFHGHRWASVGRW